A part of Rhinoderma darwinii isolate aRhiDar2 chromosome 1, aRhiDar2.hap1, whole genome shotgun sequence genomic DNA contains:
- the LOC142760804 gene encoding uncharacterized protein LOC142760804, whose product MRVWWNKVALEQYLTKDLIPRGLRVQVFPSFTFDDTMFRSRWEEACKSCSRTFIELLIGWDKKQLEEIEKLILPLQEKVKTELTSDLLSKFEHELSLEYTKWENDIKELKSKKYQRDLMDFQEQRVYKWQRRGVNTMLRSESLSSLDSATSGASQGSQPMKTRRYETRRNPTKRKFNPLDDNVGGELKVINLSDIVFTPSQISVLSLGLSFCPVTGFDDFLAIKDVFLFARKLIYKKYHSKNEPHHLFTAQEELEAVRALESLLQEQEVSNGYASRP is encoded by the exons ATGCGAGTATGGTGGAATAAGGTGGCCTTAGAGCAATATCTTACTAAGGACCTGATCCCCAGAGGCCTGCGGGTTCAGGTTTTTCCCTCCTTCACTTTTGATGACACCATGTTTCGGTCTCGATGGGAAGAGGCATGCAAATCCTGCTCACGGACGTTCATTGAGCTCTTGATTGGTTGGGATAAGAAGCAGTTGGAGGAAATTGAAAAGCTGATATTGCCTTTACAGGAGAAAGTGAAAACGGAACTCACTTCAGACCTTCTTTCCAAATTCGAACATGAATTGAGCCTTGAATATACAAAATGGGAGAATGACATCAAAGAACTCAAATCCAAGAAGTACCAGCGTGATTTGATGGACTTCCAGGAACAAAGGGTGTACAAGTGGCAAAGACGTGGTGTCAATACGATGTTACGTTCCGAATCCCTGTCTTCACTGGATAGTGCAACGTCTGGGGCATCTCAGGGGAGCCAACCTATGAAAACTAGGAGATATGAAACCAGACGTAATCCCACAAAAAGAAAGTTCAACCCTTTGGATGACAATGTAGGAGGTGAACTTAAGGTAATCAACCTCTCAGATATAGTATTTACTCCTAGTCAAATCTCAGTGCTCTCCTTGGGTCTGTCATTCTGTCCTGTGACAGGCTTTGATGATTTTCTAGCCATCAAGGATGTGTTTCTGTTTGCACGCAAACTTATATACAAAAAGTATCACTCTAAAAATGAACCTcatcatctctttacagcacaggaggaattgGAAGCGGTCCGGGCGCTAGAATCTCTACTCCAGGAGCAGGAAGTCAGTAATG GGTACGCGAGCAGACCTTGA